TGACAAGGTTCCGAACGTGTGACGAGCCATGTGGAAAGACAGGCGTTGTCTGATACCACATGCCAGACCCACAGTGCTCAGTTTGTTGTTCATCGCGCTACGGCTGCAATCGTATGGAAAGACAAGGTCGTCGCCTTCTTCTTTCACTGTCTGGTCCTCTAGGCATCTGCTAAGGATCTCTTCCGCTATCGGATGTAACGGCACGACAGACTCCACTTTCGTCTTTTGCCGTTCCTTGCGGATATATCTCTTACCATCGGCGGCTGTTTGAATGTGCGAGAACTTTAGGCGCTCCATGTCCGCAATGGCCAGTCCGGTGAAGCAGGAGAAGAGAAACATCTGTCGAGCCAGCTCTGCTTCCCTGTCGTTCACCTTTAGCACCATGAGCTTGGCCACATCGCTCTTTTGCAAGAAGCGAATCTTCCTTTCCTCCTTTTCATAGGTGGCATCTTCAAAAGGATTGTAGCGAATGATCCTTTTGCTGACCGCCCGATACATCAATCGGCAGAGCCAACAAAGGTGCCGATTGACCGTCTTCGCTGTAAACCGTTTCTTCTTGAGATAGAAACGGAACTCCTCAAACAAGTCTCCTGTAACAGCGTCGATGAGTATGTCCTTTCGCCCTTTGTTTTCTATCCAATCGCGAAGCATCTTGTCCGAATAGGTGTGATTTCGATAGGTGCCTTCAGACCTTGACCTACCCACGCATGCCTTAACGGATTGCAGTTCGGCCTCGCTCATAGCCAAAAGGGTGGCAGGAGCAGCGGCAACACCCTGCAAGCGGTTCTTGAGGAGTTCAGCGCTGAC
The sequence above is drawn from the Tannerella serpentiformis genome and encodes:
- a CDS encoding site-specific integrase, whose product is MRSTFNILFYINRQKTKTDGKTAIFCRVTIDGRSAVMTTGEECLPAEWNSRQGTTGEKKINQHLAAFRELVEKTYSEMLTKDGVVSAELLKNRLQGVAAAPATLLAMSEAELQSVKACVGRSRSEGTYRNHTYSDKMLRDWIENKGRKDILIDAVTGDLFEEFRFYLKKKRFTAKTVNRHLCWLCRLMYRAVSKRIIRYNPFEDATYEKEERKIRFLQKSDVAKLMVLKVNDREAELARQMFLFSCFTGLAIADMERLKFSHIQTAADGKRYIRKERQKTKVESVVPLHPIAEEILSRCLEDQTVKEEGDDLVFPYDCSRSAMNNKLSTVGLACGIRQRLSFHMARHTFGTLSLSAGIPIESIAKMMGHASISSTQIYAQVTDKKISEDMDELIRKQQAALA